One window of the Shewanella litorisediminis genome contains the following:
- the hupB gene encoding nucleoid-associated protein HU-beta — protein MNKSELIEKIASGADISKAAAGRALDSFIAAVTEGLKDGGKISLVGFGTFEVRERAERTGRNPQSGKEIKIPAAKIPAFKAGKALKDAVN, from the coding sequence ATGAATAAATCTGAACTGATCGAGAAAATTGCTTCTGGTGCCGACATTTCCAAGGCCGCTGCCGGTCGCGCATTGGACTCTTTCATCGCTGCTGTGACCGAAGGTCTGAAGGACGGCGGTAAAATTTCCCTGGTTGGTTTTGGTACTTTTGAAGTTCGTGAGCGTGCTGAGCGTACCGGCCGTAACCCACAGTCTGGCAAAGAGATCAAAATCCCTGCTGCCAAGATCCCAGCATTCAAAGCTGGTAAAGCTCTGAAAGACGCAGTCAACTGA
- a CDS encoding SurA N-terminal domain-containing protein, with amino-acid sequence MLEKIREGAQGTIAKSILVLVILSFAFTGVSSYLGSSTEPAAATVNGEEIPVSALEQAYQNEKARMEQQLGEMFQTLAADDNYLRSIRQGVLERMIADKLLDQTAIELGLRISDEQIKQAIMEEPAFQTEGKFDNERYLAILRQLGYQTNSFRDMMRVDMTRRQLVNALIASEFVLPSEGKAVAELQGQTRDLRYLVVESQPFEAGVTVTDDEAKSFYEANPDQFINPEQVSLEYLTLSAKSLADDVTVTDEQAKAYYDEHMSQYKTPEKRLAAHILVNLGDDEAAAQAKAEAIYAKLQGGADFAELAKTDSEDTFSGELGGQLDWFEQGVMDPAFDEALFGLEKGQYSAVVKTDYGFHIIKLLDLQGGDQASFDEVKDRIFAQIKEKDALDKFYSLQQKLADTSYEVPDSLTDAAKATGLEVKTTGLFSREMPPVEISNPALIKAAFSEQVLLSGMNSDVIDLGDNNVAVVRVKEHKQAGTLPFDEVKAGIVARLTQDKANDAAKLQAQELLAKFKAGETLELTAKTKVARFDRELDPSIVNKGFQLAVGGADTINMASGYALVVLDKVNAAEGVEDALVQALSQRLNNQYTELAYRGVIDSLKAKAEISYAAE; translated from the coding sequence ATGTTAGAAAAGATCCGTGAAGGTGCCCAGGGTACCATTGCCAAGAGCATTCTGGTGCTGGTCATACTTTCTTTTGCCTTTACCGGTGTGAGCAGCTATCTGGGCTCCTCGACCGAACCTGCGGCTGCCACAGTGAATGGCGAGGAAATCCCCGTCTCAGCGCTGGAGCAAGCCTATCAAAACGAAAAGGCACGTATGGAGCAGCAACTGGGCGAAATGTTCCAGACCCTGGCCGCCGATGATAACTATCTGCGTTCCATCAGACAGGGTGTGCTTGAGCGCATGATTGCCGACAAGTTGCTGGACCAAACCGCCATCGAGTTGGGTTTGCGCATATCCGATGAGCAAATCAAGCAAGCCATCATGGAAGAGCCCGCATTCCAGACAGAAGGTAAGTTCGACAACGAGCGTTATCTGGCTATCCTGCGTCAGCTGGGTTACCAAACCAACAGCTTCCGCGACATGATGCGTGTCGACATGACCCGTCGTCAGCTGGTGAATGCTCTGATAGCCAGTGAGTTTGTGCTGCCATCTGAGGGCAAGGCTGTTGCCGAGCTTCAGGGCCAGACCCGCGATCTGCGCTACCTTGTAGTTGAGTCTCAGCCATTCGAAGCCGGTGTAACCGTGACCGACGATGAGGCCAAGAGCTTCTACGAAGCCAATCCTGATCAGTTTATTAACCCTGAGCAGGTGAGCCTCGAGTACCTGACTCTGTCGGCCAAGTCGCTGGCCGATGATGTTACTGTGACCGACGAGCAGGCCAAAGCCTACTACGACGAACACATGAGCCAATACAAGACACCAGAAAAACGCCTGGCAGCCCACATCCTGGTGAACCTGGGTGATGACGAAGCGGCAGCTCAAGCCAAGGCTGAAGCTATCTATGCCAAGTTGCAGGGCGGCGCCGATTTCGCTGAACTGGCCAAAACCGACTCTGAAGATACCTTCAGTGGTGAACTGGGTGGTCAGCTGGACTGGTTTGAACAGGGGGTTATGGATCCTGCGTTTGACGAAGCCCTGTTTGGTCTCGAAAAAGGTCAGTATTCTGCCGTGGTGAAAACCGACTATGGTTTCCACATCATCAAGTTGCTTGACCTGCAAGGCGGCGACCAGGCCAGTTTCGATGAAGTTAAAGATCGTATTTTCGCCCAGATCAAAGAAAAAGACGCGCTGGACAAGTTCTACAGTCTGCAGCAAAAACTGGCCGACACCAGTTACGAAGTGCCAGACAGCCTGACCGACGCCGCCAAAGCCACCGGGCTCGAAGTGAAAACCACTGGTCTATTCTCCCGTGAAATGCCACCGGTTGAAATCAGCAACCCCGCGCTTATCAAGGCCGCTTTCTCTGAGCAGGTACTGCTGAGCGGCATGAACAGCGATGTGATTGATCTGGGTGATAACAATGTGGCCGTGGTGCGTGTAAAAGAGCACAAGCAAGCCGGAACCTTGCCATTTGACGAGGTAAAGGCCGGTATCGTGGCTCGTCTGACCCAGGACAAGGCCAATGACGCAGCCAAACTGCAGGCGCAGGAGCTGCTGGCCAAGTTCAAGGCCGGAGAAACATTGGAATTGACTGCCAAGACCAAGGTTGCCCGTTTTGATCGCGAACTGGACCCATCCATAGTGAACAAAGGCTTCCAATTGGCTGTAGGCGGCGCTGATACCATCAATATGGCCTCGGGTTATGCCCTGGTAGTGCTGGATAAGGTTAATGCCGCAGAAGGCGTTGAAGACGCGCTGGTGCAGGCACTGTCTCAGCGTCTGAACAACCAGTACACTGAGCTTGCTTATCGTGGTGTTATCGACTCGCTGAAGGCAAAAGCTGAAATCAGCTACGCTGCCGAATAA
- the ung gene encoding uracil-DNA glycosylase, producing the protein MDWQQLLGDEKRAPYFQDTLKYVDERIRAGVTVYPPKAEVFNAFRFTPLEQVKVVILGQDPYHSPNQAHGLCFSVKSPCPPPPSLQNIFRELASSIPGFITPSHGDLSHWAYQGVLLLNTVLTVERGQAHSHAHLGWEQFTDAVIRGISTHCQGVIFLLWGSHAGKKSGLIDSNRHRVLRAPHPSPLSAHRGFFGCNHFAQTNDVLQRQGKTAIDWRL; encoded by the coding sequence GTGGACTGGCAGCAACTTCTTGGTGATGAAAAAAGGGCGCCCTACTTTCAGGACACCCTCAAGTACGTCGATGAGCGTATACGCGCGGGCGTTACCGTGTATCCTCCCAAGGCCGAAGTCTTTAATGCCTTTCGCTTTACGCCCCTGGAACAGGTCAAGGTGGTCATATTGGGGCAAGACCCTTATCACAGCCCCAATCAGGCGCACGGCCTGTGTTTCTCAGTAAAATCGCCCTGTCCTCCGCCACCCTCACTACAGAACATCTTTAGGGAGCTGGCAAGCTCCATCCCCGGTTTTATCACGCCTTCCCACGGAGACTTAAGCCATTGGGCATATCAGGGAGTACTGCTGCTCAACACCGTATTGACGGTGGAGCGGGGTCAGGCACATTCCCACGCCCATCTCGGCTGGGAGCAATTTACCGATGCGGTGATCCGCGGCATCAGCACACATTGCCAGGGTGTCATATTTTTACTCTGGGGTAGCCATGCGGGTAAAAAATCAGGCCTGATTGACAGCAACAGGCACAGGGTGCTGCGAGCGCCTCATCCGTCACCACTCTCGGCGCACAGAGGTTTTTTCGGTTGTAATCACTTTGCCCAGACCAATGACGTGTTGCAACGTCAGGGGAAAACCGCGATAGACTGGCGCCTGTGA
- the fabV gene encoding enoyl-ACP reductase FabV — MIIKPKIRGFICTTTHPVGCEANVLEQINLTKARGPIVNGPKRVLVVGSSSGYGLSSRIAAAFGSGAATIGVFFEKPGTESKPGTAGWYNSAAFDKFAKAEGLYSKSLNGDAFSHEAKAKVIELIKADLGQIDMVVYSLASPVRKLPDSGELVRSSLKPIGQPYSSTAVDTNKDTIIEASVEPATEQEIADTVTVMGGQDWELWLNALDEAGVLADGCKTVAYSYIGTELTWPIYWHGALGKAKMDLDRAAHALNDKLAAKGGSANVAVLKSVVTQASSAIPVMPLYIAMVFKKMRAEGLHEGCMEQILRMFSERLYKADGSAPEVDEDNRLRLDDWELREDIQQHCRDLWPQITTENLPELTDYFEYKAEFIKLFGFGIEGIDYDADVNPEVQFDVIEL; from the coding sequence ATGATTATCAAACCAAAAATTCGTGGATTTATTTGTACCACCACTCATCCGGTAGGCTGTGAAGCCAATGTGCTGGAACAGATCAATCTGACCAAGGCCCGTGGCCCAATCGTGAATGGTCCCAAGCGCGTGCTGGTTGTCGGCTCCTCCAGTGGTTACGGTCTGTCTTCCCGCATCGCGGCAGCCTTTGGCAGCGGTGCAGCCACCATAGGCGTATTCTTTGAAAAACCCGGTACCGAGTCCAAGCCCGGTACTGCCGGCTGGTACAACTCAGCCGCATTCGACAAGTTTGCCAAAGCTGAAGGTCTCTACAGCAAGAGCCTGAACGGCGATGCCTTCAGCCATGAAGCCAAGGCTAAAGTGATTGAGCTGATTAAAGCCGACCTGGGTCAAATCGACATGGTGGTGTACTCACTGGCCTCGCCTGTGCGTAAACTCCCTGACAGCGGTGAGCTGGTGCGCTCTTCACTGAAACCTATCGGCCAGCCATACAGCTCTACCGCGGTGGACACCAACAAAGACACCATCATCGAAGCCAGTGTTGAACCCGCCACCGAGCAGGAAATTGCCGACACTGTGACCGTAATGGGTGGTCAGGATTGGGAACTGTGGCTCAACGCCCTGGATGAAGCCGGAGTACTGGCTGATGGCTGCAAGACAGTGGCTTACTCCTACATTGGCACCGAGCTGACCTGGCCTATTTACTGGCACGGCGCTCTCGGTAAGGCCAAAATGGATCTCGACCGCGCCGCTCACGCCCTGAACGACAAGCTGGCAGCCAAGGGTGGCAGCGCCAACGTGGCTGTGCTCAAAAGCGTGGTGACTCAGGCCTCTTCAGCCATTCCTGTGATGCCGCTGTACATCGCCATGGTATTCAAGAAGATGCGTGCCGAAGGCCTGCATGAGGGCTGTATGGAACAAATCCTGCGTATGTTCTCTGAACGCCTGTACAAGGCTGATGGCAGCGCACCAGAGGTGGACGAAGACAATCGCCTGCGTCTGGATGACTGGGAACTGCGTGAAGACATTCAGCAGCATTGCCGCGACCTGTGGCCACAGATCACCACCGAAAACCTGCCTGAACTGACTGACTACTTCGAGTACAAGGCTGAGTTTATCAAGCTGTTTGGTTTTGGCATTGAAGGCATCGACTACGACGCCGACGTCAATCCAGAAGTTCAGTTCGATGTGATTGAGCTGTAA
- a CDS encoding ATP-binding cassette domain-containing protein, translating to MTTPLLKVTGLSKRYFTGYRRFKRQYNEALAPISFELGRGETLAIVGEAGSGKSTLARILVGAEQRSSGDIQFEGASLESRNLKQRCRLIRMIFQDPNTSLNPRLTIGELLEEPLRFNTGMSALERSVLVTETLRKVGLLPEHSDFYPHMISEGQKQRVAVARALMLSPKVIIADEALTALDLSVRSQILNLLLHLQKEMGLSYIFVSHNLNLVRHVSDKIMVLHKGQLIEKGPVQKVFESPEHEYTARLIAEQTRQVRKR from the coding sequence ATGACGACACCGCTGCTTAAGGTAACAGGCCTGTCAAAACGCTATTTTACCGGTTATCGGCGTTTCAAACGTCAGTATAACGAGGCCCTGGCGCCCATTTCCTTCGAGCTTGGCCGCGGCGAGACCCTGGCGATTGTTGGCGAAGCGGGCTCAGGAAAGAGTACCCTGGCGCGAATTTTGGTAGGCGCGGAGCAGCGCTCCAGCGGTGATATCCAATTCGAAGGTGCGTCACTGGAGAGCCGTAATTTAAAGCAGCGATGCCGGCTTATCCGCATGATTTTTCAGGATCCCAACACGTCGCTTAACCCTCGTCTCACTATCGGTGAGCTGCTCGAAGAGCCGTTAAGATTCAATACCGGGATGTCCGCCCTGGAGCGCAGCGTGCTCGTTACCGAAACCTTGCGCAAAGTTGGGCTCTTACCCGAGCATTCAGACTTTTACCCGCACATGATTTCTGAAGGGCAAAAGCAGCGGGTGGCCGTGGCACGGGCGCTGATGCTCAGCCCCAAGGTGATTATTGCCGACGAAGCCCTGACCGCTCTTGACCTCTCGGTACGATCGCAGATTCTTAATCTGCTTCTACACCTGCAAAAGGAAATGGGCCTGTCGTACATCTTCGTATCCCACAACCTTAATCTGGTGCGCCATGTGAGCGATAAAATCATGGTACTGCACAAGGGGCAGCTGATTGAGAAGGGACCAGTACAAAAAGTATTTGAAAGCCCGGAGCATGAGTACACCGCCAGACTGATTGCAGAGCAAACCCGTCAGGTGCGAAAGCGCTGA
- a CDS encoding oligopeptide/dipeptide ABC transporter ATP-binding protein — protein sequence MPLLDIRNLTIELDTPHGRVKALEKVSLMLHAGEIHGLVGESGSGRSLLARAVLGIPGPNWTITADRMMWDGSNLMEMSDVERRNLMGKDMAMIFQDPSGSLDPVITIGTQLIEAMPTDRNTPFWRRGRERRLTAQKWLHKVGIKDPKRVMASYPWETSEGECQKVMIAMALANQPRLLIADEPTNSMEPSTQAQIFRLLAQLNQLQGVTILMISHELETLADWCNNLTVLYCGQVMESGPIDELIREPLHPYTKALMDHLPDYRGSLPHKSLMPVLPGSAPALQHLPIGCRLGPRCPEARRECVHQPQLQHQKDRYYACHFPYRTETNNDDTAA from the coding sequence ATGCCGCTATTGGATATTCGAAATCTCACCATCGAACTCGATACCCCACACGGGCGGGTCAAGGCGCTGGAAAAAGTCAGCCTGATGCTCCATGCCGGTGAAATTCATGGCTTGGTGGGCGAGTCGGGCTCAGGGCGCAGTCTGCTTGCCCGGGCCGTTTTGGGTATTCCGGGTCCTAACTGGACCATTACCGCCGACCGCATGATGTGGGATGGCAGCAATCTCATGGAAATGAGCGATGTGGAACGTCGCAATCTCATGGGCAAAGACATGGCGATGATCTTTCAGGACCCATCAGGCAGCCTTGACCCTGTAATTACCATAGGTACCCAGCTGATTGAAGCCATGCCCACCGACAGGAATACGCCCTTTTGGCGACGTGGCCGTGAGCGGCGCCTGACCGCACAAAAATGGTTGCACAAGGTGGGCATCAAAGACCCCAAGCGGGTAATGGCCTCTTATCCCTGGGAAACATCAGAAGGCGAATGCCAAAAGGTAATGATTGCCATGGCCCTTGCCAATCAGCCAAGGCTGCTGATTGCCGACGAGCCCACCAACTCCATGGAGCCCAGCACCCAGGCGCAGATATTCCGCCTGCTGGCCCAGCTAAATCAGCTGCAGGGCGTAACCATTTTGATGATTAGCCATGAGCTGGAGACATTGGCCGACTGGTGCAACAACCTGACGGTGCTCTACTGTGGTCAGGTGATGGAATCCGGCCCCATTGACGAGCTCATCCGTGAACCGCTGCATCCCTATACCAAGGCCCTGATGGACCATCTGCCCGATTATCGTGGCAGTTTGCCCCATAAGAGTCTGATGCCAGTGCTGCCGGGCTCAGCGCCTGCACTGCAGCATTTACCAATAGGCTGCCGCCTGGGTCCACGTTGCCCCGAGGCCAGACGGGAATGTGTCCATCAGCCTCAGTTGCAACACCAGAAAGACAGATACTATGCCTGCCACTTCCCCTATCGCACGGAGACGAACAATGACGACACCGCTGCTTAA
- a CDS encoding ABC transporter permease subunit: MPQIKIYQEDDIPSPMRRLWQTFASNPFALAGLWVIVGLLFFTLFGPWLAPFSPEAQNPKALLLPPSWDPAGTVEHFLGTDDLGRDIFSRILHGVQLTFGMSLAVVITALLLGFVIGAISGMMKGIKSSILGHLLDALLSIPSLLMAILVVAVLGPGLGNVFWAVGIALTPQFVRAIHQAIHEELQKEYVTAARLDGANSAQIFWYVIMPNVWEVVIIQTTLAISTAILDIAALGFLNLGAQAPSPEWGAMVFQGLDNLLTAPWTMTIPGLAILFTVLAVNLVGDGLRSALAPIKN; this comes from the coding sequence ATGCCTCAAATTAAAATTTATCAGGAAGACGACATCCCGTCTCCCATGAGGCGGCTCTGGCAGACGTTTGCATCCAATCCCTTTGCGCTTGCCGGGCTTTGGGTCATTGTAGGCCTTCTGTTTTTTACCCTGTTTGGCCCCTGGCTTGCCCCCTTCAGTCCAGAGGCCCAAAACCCCAAAGCCTTGCTGCTGCCCCCATCGTGGGATCCCGCCGGCACTGTGGAGCACTTTTTGGGTACGGACGATTTGGGCCGGGATATTTTCAGTCGTATCCTTCATGGGGTACAGCTGACGTTCGGCATGTCCCTGGCTGTGGTCATCACAGCACTGCTGCTTGGCTTTGTCATAGGTGCCATCTCAGGCATGATGAAAGGCATTAAATCCAGTATTCTTGGCCACCTCCTGGATGCGCTCTTGTCCATTCCCTCACTTTTGATGGCCATTCTGGTGGTAGCAGTACTTGGGCCTGGGCTTGGCAACGTGTTTTGGGCTGTGGGTATTGCCCTCACCCCGCAGTTTGTGCGCGCCATTCATCAGGCCATCCACGAAGAGTTGCAAAAAGAGTATGTGACTGCCGCTCGTCTCGATGGCGCCAACAGTGCACAAATCTTTTGGTATGTGATCATGCCCAATGTCTGGGAGGTGGTGATTATTCAAACCACCCTCGCCATTTCCACGGCGATTCTGGATATCGCCGCGCTGGGCTTTTTGAATCTGGGTGCTCAGGCGCCGAGCCCCGAATGGGGAGCCATGGTGTTTCAGGGGCTGGACAACCTGCTTACCGCGCCCTGGACCATGACAATCCCCGGGCTCGCGATACTCTTTACCGTCCTTGCCGTTAACCTGGTGGGTGATGGATTACGCTCGGCCCTTGCGCCGATAAAGAACTGA
- a CDS encoding ABC transporter permease — protein sequence MGIYLIRRLNLFIATSLLMVSILFIATSHFPTDRVFALTGIDNPSGEQALQIIDDYQLDKSEFRQYIAYIQQRLTGNLGISTTSQQSVAKELATVLPASFELACFSGLLALLLGIPLGVLASLNQHKLTQHAIMAITLTGYSIPVFWLGLSLSLWFGVRLGWLPISGQINLLYEIKPVTGFMLIDTLLSDSSYRISAFKDALAHIVLPAATLAVLPFTVVVRITRAAMVNVMNQTYIRAAEARGLHTSTIILRHALPNALIPLLKHLGLMLGAFASYAIVVEVIFSWPGVGSWLVSGIYQRDYTVIQGGILAVALLIIFLSILIEVIHTASNPLSRKELYASN from the coding sequence ATGGGTATTTATCTTATCCGCAGGCTTAACCTCTTTATTGCCACGTCACTGTTGATGGTAAGCATTCTATTTATAGCGACGAGCCATTTCCCCACAGACAGGGTCTTCGCCCTGACTGGCATCGATAACCCCTCAGGCGAGCAAGCACTGCAAATTATCGATGATTATCAGCTGGATAAGTCAGAATTTCGCCAGTATATCGCCTACATTCAGCAGCGGCTTACCGGCAACCTGGGGATTTCCACCACGTCCCAGCAGAGCGTCGCCAAAGAGCTGGCCACTGTGCTACCGGCCTCCTTTGAACTGGCGTGTTTTTCAGGCTTACTGGCACTGCTTCTTGGGATCCCACTTGGGGTGCTGGCATCCCTTAACCAGCATAAGCTGACCCAGCATGCGATTATGGCCATTACCCTGACAGGCTATTCAATCCCGGTATTTTGGCTCGGTTTATCCTTGTCGCTGTGGTTTGGTGTACGTCTTGGCTGGTTGCCTATTTCGGGCCAGATTAACCTGCTTTACGAAATCAAACCCGTCACCGGGTTTATGCTGATTGACACCCTGTTGTCGGACTCGAGCTACCGCATCTCGGCGTTCAAAGATGCCCTGGCACACATAGTGCTGCCGGCAGCGACACTGGCGGTGCTGCCTTTCACTGTGGTGGTGCGCATTACCCGTGCTGCCATGGTCAATGTGATGAATCAAACCTATATACGCGCGGCCGAAGCAAGGGGCCTGCATACCAGCACCATCATTTTGCGCCACGCGCTGCCCAATGCCCTTATCCCATTGCTGAAACATCTGGGCCTGATGCTCGGCGCATTCGCCAGCTACGCGATTGTGGTAGAGGTTATTTTCTCCTGGCCTGGCGTGGGCTCCTGGCTGGTATCGGGCATTTATCAGCGTGATTATACGGTTATTCAAGGCGGGATTTTGGCCGTTGCGCTGCTGATTATCTTCCTGAGTATTTTGATAGAAGTGATACACACAGCTTCTAACCCGCTGAGCAGGAAAGAACTTTATGCCTCAAATTAA
- a CDS encoding ABC transporter substrate-binding protein, whose protein sequence is MNALTTRLYRFALLPLLGGWLAACGHQQLPPGVVYCSEGNPESFNPQTVTSGTTIDATSHQIYSRLVDYDAEEGKIVPALAERWSISDDGLEYRFVLRQGVQFHHSAKFAPSRPLNADDVLFSFHRILDDDHPFHWVSRSGYPFFQSIDFANQVASVTKAGDHEVVFKLNHTDASFLSNLATDFAVILSAEYAAQQLRAGTPEQLDSQAIGTGPFRLVEYVKNEYIRYRRHDDYWGKAPEIEMLVYDITSKSTVRLSKLITGDCSVSALPKAGELDLIEAHPDLSLESKPGLNVAFWAFNTQKAPFNDVRVRKALSLAIDKRNILAAVYQDTAVEAQSLLPPSSWAYARDYELDIDYSPSRAMTLLADAGIRNLSIDIWAMPVARAYNPNALKTAELIQADLANIGVKANIISYDWSVFTQKLNQSNYDSVLIGWNADNSDPDNFFSPLLSCASMASGSNRSRWCNPAFDQLLSRARSTTDRLERTALYQEAQATVAKELPLFAFAHAKRSLVHRTNIRHMPVTPFGGIAFADIQPATGEEN, encoded by the coding sequence ATGAATGCGCTGACAACCCGGCTCTATCGGTTTGCATTGCTGCCCCTTCTCGGTGGTTGGCTCGCGGCCTGTGGCCATCAGCAATTGCCCCCCGGGGTGGTTTACTGTTCCGAAGGCAACCCTGAATCATTCAATCCCCAGACGGTGACTTCCGGCACCACCATTGATGCCACATCACACCAGATATACAGCCGTTTGGTGGATTACGACGCCGAAGAAGGCAAAATAGTCCCTGCGCTGGCCGAGCGTTGGAGCATCAGCGACGATGGCCTTGAATATCGTTTTGTATTACGCCAGGGCGTACAGTTCCATCACTCAGCCAAATTTGCCCCCAGTCGCCCACTCAATGCTGATGATGTGCTGTTTTCATTTCATCGCATTCTCGATGATGATCATCCTTTCCACTGGGTTTCCCGCAGTGGATATCCGTTTTTCCAAAGCATCGATTTTGCCAATCAGGTCGCGTCGGTCACCAAGGCCGGTGATCATGAGGTGGTATTTAAACTCAATCACACAGATGCGTCGTTTTTATCGAATCTTGCCACCGATTTTGCCGTCATACTGTCAGCCGAATACGCCGCGCAGCAACTCCGGGCTGGCACGCCAGAACAGCTGGACTCTCAGGCCATAGGCACTGGGCCATTCCGTTTGGTGGAATATGTAAAGAACGAATATATTCGCTACCGCCGCCACGACGATTATTGGGGAAAAGCCCCTGAAATTGAGATGCTGGTGTATGACATTACCTCCAAGAGCACAGTGCGCTTATCAAAGCTCATCACCGGAGATTGCAGTGTGTCGGCACTGCCCAAGGCGGGCGAACTTGATTTGATTGAAGCCCATCCGGATCTCAGCCTCGAGTCCAAGCCGGGCCTTAACGTGGCCTTCTGGGCATTCAATACCCAAAAAGCCCCCTTCAATGATGTGCGGGTACGAAAAGCCCTCTCACTGGCCATCGATAAGCGCAATATTCTTGCAGCCGTTTATCAGGATACCGCCGTTGAGGCCCAGAGCCTGCTGCCGCCCTCCTCCTGGGCGTACGCCAGGGATTATGAGCTTGATATTGATTATTCCCCTTCCAGAGCCATGACCCTGCTTGCCGATGCCGGTATTCGCAACCTCAGTATTGATATCTGGGCCATGCCGGTTGCCAGGGCATACAACCCCAATGCGCTGAAAACGGCAGAGCTGATTCAGGCGGATTTAGCCAATATTGGTGTCAAGGCCAATATCATCAGTTACGACTGGTCGGTATTTACCCAAAAACTGAATCAGAGCAACTATGACTCTGTGCTTATCGGTTGGAATGCCGATAACAGCGACCCGGACAACTTTTTCAGCCCGCTGCTGAGCTGCGCCTCCATGGCGTCGGGAAGTAACCGCTCACGTTGGTGCAACCCGGCTTTTGACCAGCTATTGTCGAGGGCCCGTTCGACCACCGACAGATTGGAGCGAACCGCGCTCTATCAGGAGGCACAGGCCACTGTCGCCAAAGAACTGCCCCTCTTTGCCTTTGCCCACGCCAAACGCTCACTGGTGCATCGCACCAATATCCGCCATATGCCGGTGACGCCTTTTGGCGGTATCGCCTTCGCCGACATTCAGCCGGCAACCGGGGAGGAGAACTGA
- the pspF gene encoding phage shock protein operon transcriptional activator — MPNAFKQDNLIGQSNALLEVLEHVSRIAPLSKPVLIIGERGTGKELIAERLHYLSQRWDQSFLKLNCSSLSENLLESELFGHESGAFTGAKGRHEGRFERADGGTLFLDELANTSGLIQEKLLRVIEYGEYERVGGSKTLQADVRLICAANEDLPSLAEAGEFRADLLDRLAFDVITLPPLRSRKEDIMPLAEYFGVGMARQLKLEYFPGFAPHAIEQLLAHQWPGNIRELKNVIERSVYRSGAEGEPIEHIVLDPFDSPWRPKGRVKTRERQVQPAPEPKTEPVIASHVEAAANAPMPGFPLDLKEYLEAVEKDLIQHALATSQFNQKKSADMLGLSYHQLRGILKKYNLLDKA; from the coding sequence GTGCCCAACGCATTTAAACAGGATAACCTCATCGGACAGTCCAATGCACTACTGGAAGTGCTTGAACATGTCTCGCGCATCGCTCCCCTCTCCAAGCCTGTGCTGATTATTGGAGAACGAGGTACCGGCAAGGAACTGATAGCCGAGCGTCTGCACTATCTGTCCCAACGCTGGGATCAGAGTTTTCTTAAACTAAACTGTTCTTCTTTGAGCGAAAATCTACTCGAAAGCGAACTCTTTGGCCATGAGTCCGGCGCCTTTACCGGCGCAAAGGGTCGCCATGAAGGCCGCTTCGAGCGCGCCGATGGCGGCACCCTGTTTTTGGATGAACTGGCCAACACGTCCGGCCTTATCCAGGAAAAGCTCCTCAGGGTCATCGAATATGGCGAGTACGAGCGGGTGGGCGGCAGTAAAACACTTCAAGCCGATGTGCGCCTGATTTGCGCCGCTAACGAAGATCTGCCATCGCTGGCTGAAGCCGGTGAGTTTCGCGCCGACTTGCTCGACCGCCTCGCCTTTGACGTGATTACCCTGCCGCCCCTGAGAAGCCGTAAAGAAGATATCATGCCGCTGGCGGAATATTTCGGCGTCGGCATGGCAAGGCAGCTGAAACTCGAATATTTTCCTGGCTTTGCACCACACGCTATTGAGCAACTGCTGGCTCATCAATGGCCCGGCAACATCCGTGAACTCAAAAACGTCATTGAACGCTCTGTGTATCGCAGCGGCGCCGAGGGCGAGCCTATCGAACACATAGTGCTTGACCCTTTTGATTCCCCCTGGCGGCCCAAAGGTCGGGTCAAAACCCGGGAGCGGCAGGTACAACCGGCGCCTGAGCCCAAAACAGAGCCTGTGATAGCCTCCCATGTTGAAGCCGCTGCAAACGCGCCAATGCCAGGCTTCCCACTGGACTTGAAAGAATATCTGGAAGCCGTGGAGAAAGACCTCATCCAGCACGCGTTGGCAACAAGCCAATTCAATCAAAAGAAATCGGCCGACATGCTGGGGCTTAGCTATCACCAGCTGCGCGGGATCCTGAAGAAATACAATTTACTGGATAAGGCATAA